GACTTTCAACAaaaggaaacaacaacaataatataacGTCAAAATCAACAGCCATCGCATCATCACAACACATAGCAAcgtcataataataaatactctGCCATGCCATACAACTGATTGACATTAGCCAATAAATAAGATGCGAGGAATTGAGGGCAAAGTGGTTGTGCTTGGCTCGCGAGGTAAGCGATAAATGCAATTCAAACCAGatgaatttcgaattttatgAATGACTTTGAACTTGCTTTCCTCACGGCAGTTGTTAATTTGATAGCTTTTTGCTGTGATCCGGATTGACAGagcaaattgcaaacaatttcaGCAATTGCATTGAGATAACAACACACAGAACGCAGCTCACATTAATGGCGCGCGAATCGATAAGAACCAGCCTTGAAATCCCTGCAGGGGGCGTGGCTTCCTCACCCTTGCTTATGAGGGGGGGATTCACAGCAAACCCAAGAAATATCGAGCTTGAATCAGCAGCTTAAAAAATCTCCATTATGCTCCAGAAGCTTCATTGTTCGCTTCgcactttattttatatatttgtttgttgttttttcttttttgttttggcaaattcaatttttggcatttgttttttttttttgtatttacacAACGCGATACTTATTTGCAAGGTCAGCAAGCGTTATATTGTAACCTatacataaacatatgtacatatatatatttattgtttatatatcAATGGTATATCGTTGCATTTGTGCGTTCAACGACATTTTCCACAATAAGCGCACTTTCTGCTTaatctgttctttttttttgttctttccCTATAAGATGAGTCAGCTGTTGGTATCGTAACGACTTATAGAGTATTTCCACAGTGGCAAAATAACaaagaaaatgttgttattttattcataaatatggAACCACTTGAAGTTCCAAGTTTCTTATCAACTGTTTGCGCCTCTAACCGATACTCAATAACaccttttgtttattgtttactgCTTTGCTTATTTATTCGATACGTAATACGCGTACggattatattaattttccCTAATTTGAGAATCATCAACATTACCACGTTTAACAGTTTCTTATCTCTACGTGGCCGACCTACATTCACATCTTTTTATGCTTTGTCAAGTAGGTGAATTTGAAAAGTAGCTGAAATACGACTATTTGCGATAGATATGATAACAAACAGcgcaaattttttattaatcgTTAAGATAAGATATTCAGTAGTAAAGCCCTTTACAGTTTTGACTCTAGACCAAGATATCACTGTGAAGAGTtgaataaagcaaatttttcTGACTAACGGAGTAACCAATAAAGAGCCAGGATACTGCAAATCTAACTCAACATACAAACACTAATTTAATTCCAATTGAAAAGCGAAATGAAAAGCGATTCCCCCAAATTTCAAATCAGTGTGGATTTCTTAAAAAGTTAGTACTTAAACTAATGCTTATCGAAGACACAAACCAGCTGTagattttgaaataaattcaaagtttGCGAGCATTTCTTAAatgattttgtttgcttactatttatatatatattgattgtGAAAAAAAGGGATTTTCTAAGAAATCTAATTTAACTACTTCATCATTAGGTAAACACAAATCAAAGCTAGGACTTCAACTACTGCTTATCGAAGACACACATCAGTTGTAGAGTTCAAACAAGTTTAAACCGTATTGCCAGCATTTCTCATactatttgttttgcttttttatattttgtaggCGTGGGCAAATCTCGTTTGGTTATCAGGTACATTAAGAACGCTCTACATCGCGCCGAGGAGCCAACGATAGCCGTCTCCTTCTTCACCTGCAACATCATCTTGGACGAtgtcaaaatcaaattacaagTGAGTACAACGTACAACAAGTGCTCGGTCCCGATTATTTATGGTGGAGAGTAAAAAGGATTTTTCAGCACGCCTGGTATTGGGAGTAGTGTAGTAAAAGCAGCGGATTTGAtgctttcattttgttattcCTTTGGTCATTtcatttcggttttttttctgtttttttatttgcaatttctgCGTCCACTGCACtttgtgtttatttgcctttagtttttttttagaccGAAACGCGCTGTTTTCATTCTtacttcgttttttttctgttttatagttTATTGATAAGCTAACAGTTGTTTTCCCCCTTAAGCTAGGGTTGCCACCCCTTTCGCAATGGCTGACCATATATATTCCCCGATGCGATTTCGAATACGCTTTTATAtgccacatacacacacacacacgcacacacacatacgcaatAATGGCAAATAGTTTGCGTTGTACGGAGATTTTTAGCTCTTTTGTCTTGGTGGACATGTCGTTGCCCCAAATTTTTTATGAAGATTTGGATTGTGTGGAGCATAAAGTAGTACTATAGAAGCAAAGCCACAATatgattgttattattgtggcAAAAGCGCACAAACATAAAGACGAAAATTGCTGAATAAACGCAGAATGACTCAATTAAAGTTCTCCCCCCccccttctccttcttcttctccttcacCCTCTATATTCTGCTGATTGGACAATCATTCTCAAGCATTCATCTTTCAATTGCAGATCTGGGATACGGCTGGACAAGAGCGTTTCAGAGCCGTTGCTCCCATGTATTATCGCAATGCAAATGCTGCCATTTTGGTCTTTGATCTGACGCAATACAAGACATTTACGGAAATCAAATCATGGATACAGGAATTGCATCGCAACGTACAGGATCCGATGATACTCACGCTGGTGGGCAACAAAATGGACATGCAGTCCCATCGCGCCGTATCACGTGACGAGGCCTTTGTGTTTGCCAGCTCAATTGGAGCCACCTATTTTGAGACCTCAACCGAAACGGATCAGGGCCTCGAACAGGTGTTCTTATCCACGGCGATGGGGCTGGTGCGTTTGGCCGACGAGGGTAAAACGCATTCGTTGCGCTCCTTTCAATCCACCGATTCGCTGGCCTACACCAATGGCAACACTGCCTTCAGCTATACGGCCGCCGCTCTCGCTCGCAATCCGGATAGTGCTGCATTTCGATTGCCATACGTGCACATTGGCATACCGGTTGATGGCCAGGATGTGAAGACAACCGGCGAGGGCCGTTTGGAGACGCCCTCGTGGAGTATTGAGCACATTGCCCTCGGCGAGGTGGAGAATCCGCGTTGGTGCTGCTATTGAAATGATTCAGAGTACGAAATTcacaaaccaaaaaccaaattgaAGCAACTGATTAATTGATAAACTGACGAAACTTTTCTACAGCATTGTgatgttaattaaaaacagGTTTACTTTAGTTATGCGCCTGCACTCGAATACGAATCCCACGGCTaagcaattaaatacaaattcccTACTTCCCGTttcccgttcccgttcccgttcccattcacatttatataaatatatgtatgtatatcaaagCAAAAACTGATAGGGTATCGAGAGCAGCGAGCAACTAGAGTCGGCGTCATCAACTTGATGAGGATATCCCACCCAATTTTATGGCAGCATTAAGGAGAACGCCGCTCGGTTGCAACTGTTTAATTCTAAGTTAGTTTTAAGCCTAATTGTTAAGTGTAACAACAACCAGCAAATGCCTAATTGtatgtgtattatttataaacaacatTAACAAGCAGTAGCGTCGCTTAAAGCTCACTTGACTTTACCGCTTAATTAATCATCATACaaacacaaagagagagatggagagagggAGTCAGAGAGGGAGATGATGAAATGGAAGATGCTCTCTTTGAGGTGTTGTCACAAATCATGTACAAAACTCGcactttatacaaaatatacataatacataatactAAAAGTACTACTgccataatatacatataaaaggTATGCATAATGCTTGgctctgccacgcccacccTCTGGCATGCCACGCCCATGCAAATGCATTAACTTGGCCATTAACACAGCAAGTTGTCGTGTAATTGGAATTTAATGTTCGCTTGCCCTGCCACAAGGGTTACGAGCTACTTGAGTAGCATTCCACAAATGCTTTATCATCAAGCTCATAAAGTAACAACGTTCACGAGGGAGGGAGGGGGGTTAGAGAGAACTGGCTCCTGCTTTCACTTTCAAGTGAGTTCCTTATGGAggaaacttttttttgggcGGGATGAGGGGCAGCGATTAGCTAATATACAAAACTTATGGTCAGTTGATTtcttatgtataaataatatgcgCAATTTAGCGTAAGACGCCGAAAACACGGACAAAGGACGCAAAACTCATTCAAGTGTCATCAACACATTTGCAGGAGGAGCGCTTTGGACCTGAACCTCATCCTATAGTTTGTGTTGCCGTTTGCTCTTGATGATGTGGTCGAGGCGAAGGCGTCGCTGGAATTGTTGAAGCCATGGCAGCGCAGCTGCTGCGTCGATTGGACACATTTGGTGGCACATTGATTTGCCATTAAGCTTCCAATGAGTTGACTCGACGACACTCACTAAAGGCCACCACAAGCGTGTCTAtctgtgtgtcagtgtgtatgtatgtgtgttagtgCACTCAACCGGAAGTGAtgctcacacatacatacacaaataaacaCTCCAACATCGCATACATACATCCATATATCTAAACTCAGGCTTGTGTACGCTTTTGGCCATTTGGAAAGTCTGTCTTTCGACTTGTGGCAagttgacacacacacacacacacacacgcacacacttatTGACTTGGCTGATAATGGTTGTTTAGGCGGCTGGCTTAATGATCTAGAAATGCATCAATGTAATCAAGGTAAGGCAGCCAGACCAAAGCGTCTACTGCGATTCCGCTTCAATCTATTGTGACTCTTAACATTTGCAGTCGGGTTAACCGCACACACTGCCTACGCAAATTGCTTActttatttacatacacatacacacacacacacacaatggcacacacacacacacatccattAGCAATTTGTGGCCTGACAGACACTTTGATTGTCTTTCGAGCCAGCCCAGATAATGGCCAACGTCTTGGGAGACAAGCTAAATTTCACTTATCAACCAGTCAATCACTGGCcagaaataaatttagttactGAAAGGTTCTTTAGTGTTCTACCATATTGATTCAATTTGGGTTTAATAATGTGCTGTATGCTTTGTATTTaatgcatacaaaattaaGCAACTCTCTGCTTTTGACATTCATAATATGagcatattttcatttaatatttctctGTTGCTCGACACATTTTAAAtgggatttataaaaaaaatatgttgtaattttatttgaaatttagtttatttgaactaattttatattttttttttatggtaattcaaattaaaaataaaaaaaactgatcaaaaataaatctacTTACTGAAAGGCTCTTTAGTGTTTTACcatattgatttaataatgTGCTGAATTCTTTGTATTTaatgcatacaaaattaaGCAACACTCTGCTTAATATGagcatattttcatttaatatttctctGTTAGACACATTTTAAATGGGATTGTTAagacacaatttattttagaatgcATTTTATTCTAAACGATTTCACATTTATAGAATATATGCATGTAAACCTCTTTGTTTTTAAGATAAAtctaacattaaaaaaaaataactatttttcGGCCCATTGTCCCAATTTAAAATGGAGAAAACGTacttaaacaagtaagaaagttacagtcgagtgtgctcgactgtgagatacccgctacacatttttaataagggcaaaatattgcggtattattttcaaaatataccgaaaatactaaaaaatactaaaaatataccaaatggtatgtttgctatatcaatatagtaccgcattcaaaatataccatagacggcacaatataccagattgtcagccaaagcaactaagaccccttgtaagtaggcgtttttgcccatacaaaagtatttcttttataacttcgacaatttttatctgatcgcaacaaaattttcaggaatcataactactatagttattattatatataccacaatttgcaactctagctttaaaattacgcttgttattcgatttttttgatttgcgggggcggaagtgggcgtggcaaaaatttgaaacaaacttgatctgcgtgcaaacataacaaatgctgtcgaaaaaaaattatagctctatctctcgtagtctctgagatctaggtgttcatacggacagacggacggacacacagacacacagacacacagacggacagacggacatggctagatcgtctcggctgttgacgctgatcatgaatatatatactttatagggtcggagatgcctccttttacctgttacatacatttcctgtcggcacaaagttataatacccttctaccctatgggtagcgggtataaaaagttatataaaatttgtttattttattttattttactttatttaattcttgttcttattataattttgttattattgatttaaaattagtaaacttaactaaacaatttaattaaattcttgaattttttaatttattaatttatttaagctgaaatcagtatattaaatatgcgCAACGTAGCGCATTATCGATTCTCTAACTTCAACTCCCTTTCTAATTTTCAGTAGATTCGATTCAGagaataaattcatttttattttctagttTGAATATTAACACATGTTATCTTCTTAAATTGTTCAATTCATTTTAGTTTACTTTAAAATGCGTTCAAAAAAAGTacgttaagtatacgcaacgtgTCGTTTTATCGATTCTTTTGCAGAGAAACTCCTTAACTTTCCTGTTTTCACACACTGTGGCTTGCATTTGTGGCATTTATGCATTAGAAAAGTGTCAGCATATCAATATTTCACACATATTTGCATAACGCATATGGTAAAGTGTCATGCAGATGAGAAGTGTCGCAAAAATTGTGCCAAGAATGCGAAACAATCACAGCTAGCAACAAATTCCGACGtcaaaaagtatttgttaATTCCTATCATATTTGTGcacttataaattatttgtttctttggaaaatggtttaaaaaaaatgtagaatgctatcaacaaaatgtgaatTAAGACATTTGATTCAAATGGATTTCGCTAGCATGCATATCAATGGCATTTcacaattgaatattaaatgaatactcCCAGAAATAGTGTGCTAAAGGATACTCTTTAAATGCGGACTCTTTTCAGCTGTCATATTCAAGGTTACAGGGTAAGCCGAACgtttaaatacaacaaacataTTTCGCATATTCGCAAAAAATTCATACAAATCTCGAATTTCACAAAATGTCGCCATTTTTCACGGCGCatctgcattttattttgtttcttcttgCCATCCTCCAAAATGCGTAAATTGTTGTTGGGCATTAGATTAAAGTATTTTAGTTTGGCAACAACAGTTTTCGCCAAAAGTACTAAATACATacgtgtgcgtgtatgtgtgtgtgtgtgtgggtcatgcatataaattgaattacatgTCCGCTTTGGCATATTTACGAGTCTGTTTGTGTGAGCGTTTagtaagtatgtgtgtatggtCATGTCAAATACGCTAAAGTTCTCAATGCCACATAAattgcacactcacacacacaaacacacacacagagacaaacaaacacaaatcaaatatgcAAACGAACAAATTGTTGCGTTCGTATGAGTAAGTGtgactgtgtatgtgtgtgtgtgtgtttatgtgaaTATTGTGCTGTGccttgtgctgctgctgctgctgtgtcaAACTGCCTCATCGCTGCTGCCACCTTGCACCTTCCACCTTTCGCCCTCTTCTAGCTGGGATCGACCCAGAGCTATGTTATTCATGCATAtgattttgaatatttaacaGGTAGCACGGTTTGTGGAATGCAGCGGAACACGCTCGATTCCGTTGCATACTTTATGGCGTCCAAATGTGAGcacaactctctctctttctcgctctctctttcccccATATTTGCGAGTATTTTGAAGTTTAGCCAGCTCTAAACTAAACTGTGTTCTGTATGGTTTTGACCAGTATATAAACTACGTTGATATTACTATGCATGTTGATGTTGCATGCTAAGCATGCTGACAACACTTGTTGTACAtctaacatttattttatggtcTTGTTTAAAGCGAAGCTCTCATTTAATAACAGGCTTACTATGATATGAActgtaaaatttaatttatgtgatAGTGTTGagtaatttcttaattttcattcattaaataaCACTAAAGCTAAGTAATCGCTACGCACTACTTAACACTTAAATAAAGTAATCATTAGGCACAATACAACACTTAAAATAAGTATGTATCGAAAGGAAGAAATTGGGAAATCGATAGCTCGATAAATCGCCACTTGCGTGTGATCGACGCTAGAAGAAACGATGtgcaaacaaaatgtgtaaaaactaaatataaagaaaaccaataaataaattgaaattgtttaatattggTAAGCACTTACCGATATATTTGAGCAAGATCGTTTGGGTGATGGAGTTTAATTCTGCTTAAACTCCTTCTCCTTGTTGTACGctgaaaatattcaaatttattttatttctatagtGCTTCTTTTGATTGCTAGCTATAAGCCAGCTTAGCCTAATTATATAACGAGCTAGAAATAACAACGATATTTAAAGTTCATATTCAAATTTCGAAGCAACACattgataattaaaattcatttcgcatttatttGCAGCCTTTAATGTGtcgaaatgaaacaaattgcCATAATGGatattaagcaaataaattgaattagaaaccatttaaattgaatacagATGAAATTGCAGCAATAGCAAGTTCcctgtgtgttagtgtgtgtgtgtagacaGACGGTATTAAATCAACAATAAGACAAAATGGCTTTGCTGCAAATTGCTTGAATTCCTTGGTTCTGGGCCACTGTCAAGAAAAGTAGCAGCCGTTGAAAGCTATGCAGCGACATGGAAAAGACCACAGTAGggaatgcagcagcagcagcagaaggaggAGGCGGTTGGTAGGCCACAGTCGAAGGACGAAGGACGATGCGACTGAGTCGTTTGAGCAGCTGTCTCAGGCTCAAATCCCAAATGCATAGACAGCTGTTGTGTATctgcagcacacacatacacatagaaaAGGCAGTCAACGAGAGGCTGAAAAGGAACGACGCCAGCGGAGAGAGGAGAGTAGGAGGGAGGCAGGTGGGCAGAATGGCGACGAGTGTTGGCAGCTTGAAAAAGCAATCCAAATGGAATTTAATGCCATTTTAATTGAGCTGCATTGCAATGTCTTTGCTTAGCTTtcatctctcactctctcactctccctctctctctctctttcgctgtcACTTTACTCGTTTATTTGtacttccttttttttgtgcagttCGGATTCAGTTAAGTTATTTATGGAAAACACGTTGCGTTAAGAGGTTTTGCACTTGGCATTGGAAAATAGGAAAAgtgaatttgatttgcatttcgtTCAATCGGTTGCCCCAAATCGGCAATCGTTTTGCTCTTTATTGTTGGCCCAATGAATTGCGAGCTGCCTAActgaataaatgcaaatatatattgcgAAGCAAGACATcttaaagtatattaaattaaatgcataacataaattatgtaagagggagagagcgaaaAACACTTCCTGGCATGTTGGCGCCCAGAACATGCAACTTCCTAGATCCgttgtttataattttgccAGTTCATGGAATTTCATCGCTACCTTTCTTGCTGTTCCGTTGTGCTCCgttctgttgctgttctgttttgtttacaCAAATTGATGTgcaatgccagcaacaacacaatttcaatttatcatAATTTGCTCGCAAATTACTTTTTCGCCGACGCCGTCGCCGATGCCGACAACGAAGACGATGCCGCGTGCCAACTCACGTTGCCAATTTGGAAGGGCATCCGACAGGTGAATCACAGGTATGAGTGGCTGTagtaaatggaaatggaagcTCAACTCAGCAAATATGGCAGCCATTAAAGTGATAAACCTCAAGCTAACAGCTGCGCAAACACATAGCAACCATAGGCATTTCTTCGAATACCCTCAGTTTGTGcacgtgtatgtgtgcgagtATCCGTGAGTTGCCTGCTCACAGCTCAGGGTTGCTTCGATTGCTCctaatatacacacacacgaaattaagtgtgtatgtttgtatgtgtgtgccatATTCGAGTATTAGGGCTCAATTTGTCTAGACTGAGGCGGTAACCCTATTCATACTGCTGAATGTTGGCTCCACATTGCACTGTGGGATTAACTCCTATTTCTTTGCATGTCTTAAAAGTGATTGAATAATTAAACGAAATagattttgtaaattatttgtatttacaacaattttattatattcacaCGGCTTtgtaaaatacattattttgtCTTTCACATTTGTGTGAGCAAACAAAGCAAGAATTGACagaaattaattgttttatttgtcaaCTTCAAGTGCACGATTTTCATTTgaagtaaatacatatttaatttatcaaaagcatcaaaaaacaagtaatgaaaacacaactttGCAAATCCGAATTAAAAAATCTGTCTTGTcttaaaatctttttaatgTATACGACATATTTGGGCATTTGTCCCATAGTACATTGATACCCTATCGCCACATCCTTTGAGCAGAGCATGAAGTCACGTTATCATAACTGTTATTAAGAGccattgaattttgaaattagtGTATCTAAGGCTATTAGACGCATGTGCTTGTAATTTCTTTGTGCACAATTCACTGTGACTGACTTTAATTAAAAGGTTGAGAATAATTACAGCAGCTTACAAGGAAATATCTTCACTTTTAAGGTacacctaaaagtatgcttcacttttttctaccgaatttcttcattttatttcgtgtacatcctaaaagtatgcttcgTTTTTAAGCGATGTTAAAGGGAGttcacagtcgagtatgcttcATGTacgtgttttgtgtgtgtcatgCAAACCTTTTAGAAATACGCAAATACAACAGCATCCTCCCGTTCACAAGCACTCATATCCAGTCACTCACACGCACTCGCACCCAACAAGCTGTCATAAAAATTGAGAAATGTGACTGCCATGAGTGTGCACCATTTGGATGTTgttctgtttgttgctgctttgtcATATACCAGATACGCATTGTTTCCTTTGTTTACCTCTATACACCATTTgcctttttaattgtttagcTGGTATCAAACAATCACATGTAGTCGACGCACCCAAAGAGGGCAATCCACAAAAAATGGTTTCCCATTGACTTTTGTCAACTGACAAACGGGATTCGTTGTTGTGCCAACAACGATTTCACCTAAACTTGACTTCATATGCTGAATTGTAACAATTGAATGCAGCTGTGGAGTGTAACAAATATCTGCAGCTAGCGACGCTATATGTTCTAAGCTTTAGTCTACTCTAGTTAAGCTTCACTGATTTCAGCGTCACATCATTTGTCTGCTGACATCGCTCAAGTTGCTTGTTAGCCATGAGTTGGCATCTATCTTTTACGCTACGCTCTACCTGAACTTGAGTTTCAACATAAATCCCATAGCCAGCTTAAATCAAGTGCATTGTGTGCACAAGTTATCAACTAGAATTTCAATCAGTGTTGTTCTTTTAGCCGTTTTTCGGTTAGACTTTAGTTGGAATTTAAGCCAAGCTTATAATCGAATAATTAGTTTCAGAGTTTATTATATTGtcgattttatttaatcagTAAATATCTTCGACAAAGCCTTCGATGGCATTATTACCTTTGGCTTCATCTTTGTCTCACCACTGATAGCTGAAATGGACTGCCtgataatataaatatcattGTTGCTTGCACATAATTAGGCAGGCAAGTcaatgatgctgctgctggctctGCTAACGTTAAGCCTAACGAGACCCCATAGAAAACTTCCTACCAAGGGCGCTAGtggcattaattttatttgtatgcgtgtgtgtgtgcgagtgtgtgtgtgtgtatttggaTTTTGGCTTAATGCTTCAGTCTGTTGACTTTGAGCTCTGTCGCTAATTAAGCCTGTTTATCGGCGTTAGTTTGGTGTTCAACTTTTGTTGAGCCCTGCCAGTAGACAGTAGACATCAGACATGAGACATCAGCCAGCTGGCATTGCAGGAGCGGGCAGCTTTTATCACTACGTTGACGTCTCGTGTGCGTTTGTTTGTTCGCTGGCTCTATGTgccactcacacatacatatacttagCTAGCACAGGAGTCGTTGGTAAGCCAAACTAGGAGAGCATATCCACACCAATACCCATTCCAAGTCCCCTAACGCATTCCCGCCCCACACCGCTCCTATTGCTGTTCACCAGTTTGCCTGTTCCCGATCCCATTCCCAAACCCCCAACGCTTGTTTGAGTGCAATAATAAACCGATTCTCCCAAATGCCACAAAGCCTTCAAGTTCTCGTCTAATTGAGTAAATTATCCagggaaatgaaaatggcatAGCGCATGGAGTCTGTgggacacacacatacacacacacacacacacacacacatatatttctAAGTGCCTCTTGtcgtctgtgtatgtgtgtttgctgtCGTCTGTTTTGTGGTTGATGCGCAAAATCTCAAACAAACCAGCtagcaaagcaaaaatgcaatttactcacgcacacacacacgcaaagaGGAAAAGAACAGAGACAGCTGGACACAATCGCTCGCACAATCCGAGCAACTCAATTGTTTGCGGTTTGTGTGGCTAGTGACATTTTATTAGCAGCCAAAACTAATTACACGAAAATCTATTGCAAATGACAGCGACCACATTGCGCAATTTTCCATTGCCGcccaaaagtaggcaacactttttgcctccttcatttgaaaattgtcTAGTGCGATAAAGTGCTCGCTCATGTAGCTGCAACTTTAACTTTGCGCACAGCCGGCATAATTTGTGGCCTGTCTGCGTTAATGAAAAGCTTTAAATATGCATCCAcatgcagcacacacacacacatacacttataGAGAAACATGCGCATACGCTTCCACTCAAATAAACGCAAACTCACACACCGTAGCATGAGCAAACAAAGTTAGACAGCAGGCAATTTGAGCGCATCGGGGTCATCTGGCTAACGGGTTGAAATACCCAAATGATTTATCATGATGTTGCACATTCCCATCGCGTTGCCCTGTTGCCATTTAACTTTGCCCGGCACTTCAGCATGCTGACAGTTTTGTAACCTGCTCAACTTAACCTTTGACCAGCCATTCTCCCATTCAGGTTGGAACACAAACACGTGTGTGTGCAGTTTTCATAcgcattgcaaataaaattcgCCAAAAGTGTTGAACGGTTTTAAACTACataaaattcaacaatttttttttgttttaagaattcaattttatgtAGATTTAAAGTAGTTTAAATGTTTTGAGCATTCATTTGAGTATTTTAATCTCTGTAAcgttaaaatttgaattgtttactgtatatatataaataacggAGAAAACTTacattaaaacaatttcaga
This is a stretch of genomic DNA from Drosophila albomicans strain 15112-1751.03 chromosome 3, ASM965048v2, whole genome shotgun sequence. It encodes these proteins:
- the LOC117570310 gene encoding uncharacterized protein LOC117570310 isoform X1; its protein translation is MRGIEGKVVVLGSRGVGKSRLVIRYIKNALHRAEEPTIAVSFFTCNIILDDVKIKLQIWDTAGQERFRAVAPMYYRNANAAILVFDLTQYKTFTEIKSWIQELHRNVQDPMILTLVGNKMDMQSHRAVSRDEAFVFASSIGATYFETSTETDQGLEQVFLSTAMGLVRLADEGKTHSLRSFQSTDSLAYTNGNTAFSYTAAALARNPDSAAFRLPYVHIGIPVDGQDVKTTGEGRLETPSWSIEHIALGEVENPRWCCY
- the LOC117570310 gene encoding ras-related protein RabJ isoform X2 — encoded protein: MYYRNANAAILVFDLTQYKTFTEIKSWIQELHRNVQDPMILTLVGNKMDMQSHRAVSRDEAFVFASSIGATYFETSTETDQGLEQVFLSTAMGLVRLADEGKTHSLRSFQSTDSLAYTNGNTAFSYTAAALARNPDSAAFRLPYVHIGIPVDGQDVKTTGEGRLETPSWSIEHIALGEVENPRWCCY